Proteins from one Bacteroides zhangwenhongii genomic window:
- a CDS encoding cofactor-independent phosphoglycerate mutase, whose amino-acid sequence MKHIIILGDGMADWPVKSLGNKTLLQYAKTPYMDKLARMGRNGRLITVAEGFHPGSEVANMSVLGYDLPKVYEGRGPLEAASIGVDLQPGEIAMRCNLICVEGEILKNHSSGHISTEEADVLIKYLQENFGDDRVRFHTGVQYRHLLVIKGGNKELDCTPPHDVPLKPFRPLMVKPLVPEAQETADLINDLILKSQELLKNHPLNLKRIAEGKDPANSIWPWSPGYRPQMPTFSETFPQVKKGAVISAVDLINGIGYYAGLRRIAVEGATGLYNTNYENKVAAALEALKTDDFVYLHIEASDEAGHEGDIDLKLLTIENLDKRAVGPIYEAVKDWDEPVAIAVLPDHPTPCELRTHTSEPVPFFIWYPGIEPDEVQTFDEVAACNGSYGLLKEDEFIKAFMNFTLTTDYTD is encoded by the coding sequence ATGAAACATATTATCATATTGGGAGACGGAATGGCCGATTGGCCGGTGAAGTCATTAGGGAACAAGACGCTCCTGCAATATGCAAAGACGCCTTATATGGATAAGTTAGCCCGCATGGGACGTAACGGACGGTTGATTACCGTAGCTGAAGGTTTCCATCCGGGTAGTGAGGTTGCCAATATGTCCGTATTGGGATATGATCTTCCGAAAGTGTACGAAGGTCGCGGACCGCTGGAAGCTGCCAGTATCGGTGTGGACTTGCAACCGGGTGAGATAGCAATGCGTTGCAACTTAATTTGTGTAGAGGGAGAAATCTTGAAGAATCACTCTTCAGGACATATCTCTACTGAGGAGGCCGACGTGTTGATAAAATACCTGCAAGAAAATTTTGGGGATGACCGCGTACGTTTCCATACGGGAGTTCAGTACCGCCACTTGCTCGTTATTAAAGGCGGTAATAAAGAATTGGACTGCACGCCTCCGCATGATGTGCCTTTGAAGCCTTTCCGTCCGTTGATGGTGAAACCATTGGTGCCGGAAGCACAGGAAACGGCGGATCTGATTAATGACTTGATTCTGAAATCGCAGGAACTGCTCAAGAATCATCCTTTGAACTTGAAACGTATAGCCGAAGGCAAAGATCCGGCAAACAGTATCTGGCCTTGGAGTCCCGGTTACCGTCCTCAGATGCCTACCTTCTCCGAGACTTTCCCGCAAGTCAAGAAAGGGGCTGTGATTTCAGCAGTTGATTTGATTAACGGAATCGGTTACTATGCCGGTTTGCGCCGTATTGCCGTAGAAGGAGCTACCGGACTTTATAATACGAATTATGAAAATAAAGTAGCCGCTGCCCTCGAAGCTCTGAAAACTGACGATTTTGTTTATCTGCATATCGAAGCCAGCGATGAGGCCGGACATGAAGGAGACATCGACTTGAAACTCCTGACGATCGAGAATCTTGATAAACGTGCCGTAGGTCCTATTTACGAAGCTGTGAAAGATTGGGACGAACCCGTAGCAATCGCTGTGTTGCCCGATCATCCTACTCCTTGCGAGCTTCGTACGCATACCTCCGAGCCTGTTCCGTTTTTTATCTGGTATCCGGGCATTGAGCCGGATGAGGTGCAGACGTTCGATGAGGTGGCTGCTTGTAACGGTAGTTACGGTTTGCTGAAAGAAGACGAGTTTATAAAAGCATTCATGAATTTCACACTCACCACAGATTACACGGATTAA
- the thrA gene encoding bifunctional aspartate kinase/homoserine dehydrogenase I, which yields MKVMKFGGTSVGSVNSILSVKRIVESAAEPVIVVVSALGGITDKLINTSKMAAMGDSAYEGEFREIVYRHVEMIKEVIPAGEKQTSLQRQIGELLNELKDIFQGIYLIKDLSPKTSDTIVSYGERLSSIIVTELIEGAQWFDSRTFIKTEKKHNKHILDAELTNELVKKAFSSVPKVALVPGFISSDKTTGDVTNLGRGGSDYTAAIIAAALDANSLEIWTDVDGFMTADPRVISTAYTITELSYVEATELCNFGAKVVYPPTIYPVCHKNIPIIIKNTFNPDGVGTVIKQEVSNPQSKAIKGISSINDTSLITVQGLGMVGVIGVNYRIFKALAKNGISVFLVSQASSENSTSIGVRNADADLACEVLNEEFAKEIEMGEISPILAERDLATVAIVGENMKHTPGIAGKLFGTLGRNGINVIACAQGASETNISFVVDAKSLRKSLNVIHDSFFLSEYQVLNLFICGIGTVGGSLVEQIRCQQQKLMMENGLKLHVVGIIDAAKAMFSRDGFDLSNFREELKQKGKDSNLQTIREEIVGMNIFNSVFVDCTASADIASLYKDLLQHNVSVVAANKIAASSAYENYRELKTIARQRGVKYLFETNVGAGLPIINTINDLIHSGDKILKIEAVLSGTLNYIFNKISADIPFSRTIKMAQEERYSEPDPRIDLSGKDVIRKLVILAREAGYRIEQEDVEKNLFVPNDFFEGSLDDFWKKVPSLDADFEARRQVLEKENKHWRFVAKLENGKASVGLQEVGANHPFYGLEGSNNIILLTTERYKEYPMMIQGYGAGAGVTAAGVFADIMSIANV from the coding sequence ATGAAAGTAATGAAATTCGGCGGAACATCCGTAGGTTCCGTGAACAGCATTTTAAGCGTAAAGAGAATTGTAGAGTCGGCTGCTGAGCCGGTAATTGTAGTTGTTTCCGCATTGGGAGGCATCACTGACAAATTGATAAACACGTCGAAGATGGCGGCAATGGGAGATTCGGCATACGAAGGCGAGTTCCGTGAAATCGTTTATCGTCATGTGGAAATGATTAAAGAAGTGATTCCTGCCGGTGAAAAGCAGACGTCGTTGCAACGTCAGATCGGAGAACTGCTGAATGAGTTGAAAGACATCTTTCAGGGAATCTATCTGATTAAAGACCTTTCTCCGAAGACATCGGATACCATTGTAAGTTATGGAGAACGTCTTTCCTCTATCATAGTTACCGAACTGATTGAGGGAGCGCAATGGTTCGATTCGCGCACTTTTATCAAGACTGAAAAGAAACATAATAAACATATTCTGGATGCGGAGCTGACTAATGAACTGGTGAAAAAGGCTTTCAGCTCAGTGCCGAAGGTTGCATTGGTGCCCGGATTTATCTCTTCTGATAAGACGACAGGAGATGTGACAAACTTGGGACGTGGCGGTTCGGACTATACGGCTGCCATTATCGCTGCCGCGCTGGATGCGAATAGTCTGGAAATCTGGACGGATGTAGACGGTTTCATGACGGCTGATCCGCGTGTCATTTCAACTGCTTACACAATTACCGAACTGAGCTATGTAGAAGCGACAGAACTTTGTAACTTCGGTGCGAAAGTAGTTTATCCGCCTACGATTTATCCGGTATGCCATAAGAATATACCTATTATAATAAAGAATACGTTTAATCCCGATGGCGTGGGAACGGTTATCAAACAAGAGGTTTCCAATCCGCAAAGCAAAGCCATTAAGGGTATTTCCTCCATCAATGATACAAGCCTCATTACTGTTCAAGGACTTGGTATGGTAGGGGTGATCGGTGTTAACTACCGTATCTTTAAGGCATTGGCAAAGAACGGAATCAGCGTGTTCCTTGTATCGCAGGCTTCTTCCGAGAACAGTACTTCTATCGGTGTGCGTAATGCCGATGCGGACTTGGCTTGCGAAGTGCTGAATGAGGAGTTTGCAAAAGAGATCGAGATGGGAGAGATTTCCCCGATTCTTGCAGAAAGAGACTTGGCTACGGTGGCTATCGTAGGTGAAAACATGAAACATACACCGGGTATCGCCGGCAAACTGTTCGGCACATTGGGGCGTAACGGTATCAATGTGATAGCCTGTGCACAGGGGGCTTCGGAAACAAATATCTCTTTTGTGGTGGATGCAAAATCTTTGCGTAAGTCCCTCAACGTTATTCACGACTCTTTCTTCTTGTCCGAATACCAGGTACTGAATCTCTTTATCTGCGGTATCGGTACGGTAGGCGGCAGTCTGGTAGAGCAGATTCGTTGTCAGCAACAGAAGTTGATGATGGAAAACGGACTGAAGCTTCATGTGGTAGGTATCATTGATGCGGCTAAGGCGATGTTCAGCCGTGACGGTTTCGACCTCTCCAATTTCCGCGAGGAACTAAAGCAGAAAGGAAAAGACAGCAACTTGCAAACGATTCGTGAAGAGATAGTAGGCATGAATATTTTCAATTCCGTATTTGTTGACTGTACGGCAAGTGCGGATATTGCATCGTTGTACAAGGATTTGTTGCAGCATAACGTCTCTGTCGTTGCTGCCAATAAGATTGCCGCTTCGTCGGCTTACGAGAATTACCGTGAATTGAAGACAATCGCCCGTCAGCGTGGAGTGAAGTATCTGTTTGAAACCAATGTAGGTGCGGGACTTCCGATTATCAACACAATCAACGACTTGATTCACAGTGGTGACAAGATATTGAAGATTGAGGCGGTGCTTTCGGGTACATTGAATTATATCTTTAATAAGATCAGTGCTGATATACCTTTCAGCCGTACCATCAAGATGGCGCAAGAAGAGCGTTATTCCGAACCGGATCCGCGTATCGACCTCAGTGGAAAAGATGTAATCCGTAAATTGGTGATTCTGGCGCGTGAAGCGGGCTATCGTATCGAACAGGAAGATGTGGAAAAGAATCTTTTTGTGCCGAACGATTTCTTTGAAGGTTCTTTGGATGACTTCTGGAAGAAAGTGCCGAGTCTGGATGCGGACTTTGAAGCCCGTCGTCAAGTCTTGGAGAAGGAGAACAAACATTGGCGTTTTGTGGCAAAACTGGAGAATGGAAAAGCCTCTGTCGGCCTGCAGGAAGTCGGAGCCAACCATCCGTTCTACGGTCTGGAGGGCAGCAACAATATCATTCTGCTGACTACGGAACGTTATAAAGAATATCCGATGATGATTCAGGGATACGGTGCCGGTGCCGGTGTGACTGCCGCCGGAGTTTTTGCCGACATCATGAGTATCGCAAACGTTTAA
- a CDS encoding asparaginase, producing the protein MILINTSVLLIYTGGTIGMIENAATGALENFNFEQLQKHIPELQKFNFPIDTYQFDPPMDSSDMEPDMWQKLVHVIHDNYERYQGFVILHGTDTMAYTASALSFMLEGLDKPVILTGSQLPIGVLRTDGKENLMTSIEIAIARNKEGKALVPEVCIFFENHLMRGNRTTKINAENFNAFRSFNYPVLAEAGIHIKYNNVQIHANGEEHKLKPHYLLDTNVAVLKLFPGIQENVIATVLGIEGLKAIVLETYGSGNAPRKEWFIRRLCQASAQGIVIVNVTQCSAGMVEMERYETGYQLLQAGVVSGYDSTMESAVTKLMFLLGHGYTPDEVRDRMNRSIAGEITI; encoded by the coding sequence ATGATCCTTATAAATACTTCCGTATTGCTAATATATACCGGCGGAACAATTGGAATGATTGAGAACGCCGCAACAGGTGCATTGGAGAATTTCAATTTTGAACAACTCCAAAAGCACATCCCCGAATTGCAGAAATTCAACTTTCCGATAGACACCTATCAGTTTGATCCGCCGATGGATTCTTCGGATATGGAACCGGATATGTGGCAAAAGCTGGTTCACGTTATTCATGACAACTATGAACGCTATCAAGGGTTTGTAATCTTGCACGGCACGGATACGATGGCATATACCGCTTCCGCACTCAGTTTTATGCTGGAAGGGTTGGACAAGCCTGTCATCCTGACGGGTTCTCAACTTCCGATAGGGGTACTTCGCACGGATGGGAAAGAGAATCTGATGACAAGTATCGAGATTGCCATCGCACGGAACAAGGAGGGAAAAGCGCTCGTACCGGAAGTCTGCATTTTCTTTGAAAACCACTTGATGCGAGGTAACCGCACAACGAAAATCAATGCGGAGAATTTCAACGCGTTCCGTTCATTCAATTATCCGGTACTGGCGGAGGCGGGAATTCATATCAAATATAATAATGTACAGATTCATGCGAACGGAGAGGAACATAAGTTGAAACCACACTATCTGTTGGATACGAACGTGGCTGTACTGAAACTATTCCCGGGAATTCAGGAAAATGTAATTGCTACTGTTCTAGGAATCGAAGGGCTGAAAGCGATTGTACTCGAAACATACGGTTCCGGCAATGCTCCCCGTAAAGAGTGGTTTATCCGAAGACTTTGCCAGGCCAGCGCACAAGGGATTGTAATCGTCAATGTGACACAATGTAGTGCGGGAATGGTGGAGATGGAACGCTATGAAACGGGATATCAACTATTGCAGGCAGGCGTTGTCTCCGGTTACGACAGCACGATGGAGTCCGCCGTCACCAAATTAATGTTCTTATTAGGACACGGATATACCCCGGATGAAGTGCGTGACCGGATGAACCGTTCGATAGCCGGAGAGATAACTATATAG
- the radA gene encoding DNA repair protein RadA produces MAKEKTVYVCSNCGQDSPKWVGKCPSCGEWNTYVEEIVRKEPVNRRPVSGIETQKPKPLALADIVADDEPRINMHDDELNRVLGGGLVPGSLVLIGGEPGIGKSTLVMQTVLHMPEKKILYVSGEESARQLKLRADRLSSISSDCLIVCETSLEQIYVHIKNTNPDLVIIDSIQTISTESIESSPGSIAQVRECSASILRFAKETHTPVLLIGHINKEGSIAGPKVLEHIVDTVLQFEGDQHYMYRILRSIKNRFGSTAELGIYEMRQDGLRQVSNPSELLLSQDHEGMSGVAIASAIEGIRPFLIETQALVSSAVYGNPQRSATGFDLRRMNMLLAVLEKRVGFKLAQKDVFLNIAGGLKVNDPAIDLSVISAILSSNMDAAIEPEVCMAGEIGLSGEIRPVNRIEQRIGEAEKLGFKRFLLPKYNLQGIDTQKLKIELVPVRKVEEAFRALFG; encoded by the coding sequence ATGGCAAAAGAGAAAACCGTATATGTATGCAGTAATTGCGGACAGGATTCACCGAAGTGGGTGGGTAAATGTCCGTCCTGTGGGGAGTGGAATACGTATGTAGAAGAAATTGTGAGAAAAGAGCCGGTCAACCGTCGTCCGGTGTCGGGGATTGAAACGCAAAAGCCCAAACCGCTTGCGCTTGCCGATATAGTGGCGGATGACGAACCGCGTATCAATATGCACGATGACGAATTGAATCGTGTATTGGGCGGGGGACTGGTACCGGGTTCTCTGGTCCTGATAGGCGGTGAACCGGGAATCGGCAAATCTACGCTCGTCATGCAGACTGTATTGCACATGCCGGAAAAGAAGATTCTTTATGTATCGGGCGAAGAGAGTGCACGTCAACTAAAGCTCCGTGCCGACCGTCTCTCTTCTATTTCCAGTGACTGTCTCATTGTTTGCGAGACTTCCCTCGAACAGATTTATGTACATATCAAGAATACGAATCCCGATCTGGTGATCATCGACTCCATACAGACTATTTCTACCGAGAGTATCGAATCGTCTCCCGGAAGTATCGCACAGGTCAGAGAGTGTTCGGCGTCTATTCTTCGTTTTGCGAAAGAAACGCATACACCTGTGTTGCTGATCGGGCATATTAATAAAGAAGGAAGCATTGCAGGACCTAAAGTGCTGGAGCACATCGTAGATACAGTTCTTCAATTTGAAGGTGACCAACATTATATGTACCGTATTCTACGCAGTATCAAGAATCGTTTCGGTAGTACGGCAGAGTTAGGTATTTATGAGATGCGTCAGGATGGGTTACGCCAAGTCAGCAATCCTTCCGAGCTTTTGCTAAGTCAGGATCATGAGGGGATGAGCGGGGTAGCCATTGCTTCCGCCATTGAGGGAATCCGCCCGTTCCTGATTGAGACGCAGGCTTTGGTGAGTTCTGCTGTCTATGGAAATCCGCAACGCTCGGCAACCGGTTTTGATTTAAGAAGGATGAATATGCTGCTGGCTGTTCTCGAAAAGCGCGTAGGATTTAAGTTGGCTCAGAAAGATGTGTTCCTGAATATCGCCGGAGGATTGAAAGTTAATGATCCGGCCATTGATTTGTCTGTTATCAGCGCCATCCTTTCTTCGAATATGGATGCGGCTATCGAACCGGAAGTTTGCATGGCAGGAGAAATCGGCCTGTCGGGGGAGATACGTCCCGTGAATCGAATTGAACAACGTATCGGTGAAGCTGAAAAGTTAGGTTTCAAACGTTTCTTGCTGCCTAAATATAACTTGCAAGGGATCGACACCCAAAAACTGAAGATAGAACTAGTACCGGTGAGGAAAGTGGAAGAGGCGTTCAGGGCTTTATTCGGTTAG
- a CDS encoding GxxExxY protein, producing MEDINNLTSKVLGLAFEVHTQLGAGLLESTYESCLFYELRANDIDVERQKKLPIIYKGTQLDTDYRIDLLIDNQLIIELKSVEMLQPVHSAQLLTYMKLSHLKYGLLINFNVPHLKQGIKRFII from the coding sequence ATAGAAGATATTAATAATTTAACGAGTAAAGTGCTGGGATTAGCTTTTGAGGTGCATACTCAATTGGGAGCGGGTTTACTTGAAAGTACATACGAGAGCTGCTTATTCTATGAATTGAGAGCAAACGATATAGATGTAGAAAGACAAAAGAAATTACCTATAATCTATAAAGGAACCCAATTAGATACAGATTACAGAATAGATTTGTTGATAGATAACCAACTCATTATAGAATTGAAAAGTGTGGAAATGCTGCAACCGGTACATTCTGCCCAACTATTGACATATATGAAACTTAGCCATCTAAAATATGGACTATTAATAAATTTCAATGTTCCTCATTTAAAACAAGGAATCAAACGCTTTATTATCTAA
- a CDS encoding NAD(P)/FAD-dependent oxidoreductase has translation MIQEYQLRILPEIAVNEQKLKEYLSKEKGLNLRDITATRILKRSIDARQRTIFVNLKVRAYINEMPQEDEYEHTIYNNVEGKPQVVVVGAGPGGLFAALRLIELGLRPIVIERGKDVRERKKDLAQISREHTVDPESNYSFGEGGAGAYSDGKLYTRSKKRGNVDKILNVFCQHGASTSILVDAHPHIGTDKLPRVIENMRNTIIECGGEVHFQTRMDALIIDNNEVKGIETNTGKTFLGPVILATGHSARDVYRWLAANNVTVEAKGIAVGVRLEHPAMLIDQIQYHNKNGRGKYLPAAEYSFVTQVEGRGVYSFCMCPGGFIVPAASEPEQVVVNGMSPSNRGSRWSNSGMVVEIQPEDLRSGELRIESGELAAQQNERLLTINPSLNHSQLSTLNSQLLPLHFQEELERQCWLQGGRRQTAPAQRMMDFTRKKLSYDLPESSYSPGIISSPLHFWLPPFISKRLSLGFQQFGRSSHGFLTSEAVMVGVETRTSSPVRIVRDKETLQHITVRGLFPCGEGAGYAGGIVSAGIDGERCAEAAANYLHH, from the coding sequence ATGATACAAGAATACCAACTCCGCATCCTCCCCGAAATTGCTGTAAACGAACAGAAATTAAAGGAATACCTTTCTAAAGAAAAAGGTTTGAATCTGCGTGACATCACTGCTACCCGAATCTTGAAGCGGAGTATTGATGCACGCCAACGGACAATCTTCGTCAATTTGAAGGTGAGGGCATACATCAATGAGATGCCTCAGGAAGATGAGTACGAACATACTATATATAATAATGTAGAGGGAAAACCGCAAGTAGTGGTTGTCGGTGCCGGTCCCGGCGGACTGTTTGCAGCCTTACGCCTCATAGAACTCGGATTACGTCCCATCGTCATCGAACGCGGAAAAGATGTGCGTGAGCGTAAAAAAGACCTGGCACAAATCAGCAGAGAACACACTGTTGATCCGGAATCAAATTACAGTTTCGGAGAAGGAGGTGCAGGAGCTTATTCGGATGGAAAGCTCTATACCCGGAGCAAAAAAAGAGGAAATGTAGATAAGATTCTGAATGTATTTTGCCAACATGGAGCTTCGACCTCGATATTAGTAGATGCGCATCCGCATATTGGAACAGACAAGTTGCCACGCGTCATTGAGAATATGCGGAATACCATCATCGAATGTGGTGGAGAGGTGCATTTTCAAACTCGTATGGATGCACTGATTATCGACAACAATGAAGTGAAAGGTATCGAGACGAATACAGGAAAAACGTTTCTCGGACCGGTCATCTTGGCAACCGGACATTCAGCAAGAGATGTGTATCGTTGGCTGGCCGCCAATAATGTGACGGTTGAAGCGAAAGGGATTGCTGTCGGTGTCCGCCTGGAACATCCTGCAATGTTGATTGACCAAATACAATATCATAATAAAAACGGACGGGGCAAATACCTGCCTGCCGCCGAATACAGTTTTGTGACACAGGTAGAAGGCAGAGGAGTATACAGTTTCTGTATGTGTCCCGGTGGCTTCATCGTTCCTGCCGCCAGCGAACCGGAACAGGTGGTAGTAAACGGCATGTCTCCATCCAATCGTGGCTCACGTTGGAGCAACTCTGGAATGGTAGTGGAAATTCAACCGGAAGATTTAAGAAGTGGAGAGTTGAGAATTGAGAGTGGAGAGTTGGCTGCGCAACAGAATGAGCGGCTGCTCACTATCAATCCATCTCTCAATCATTCTCAACTTTCAACTCTCAACTCTCAACTTCTCCCCCTTCACTTTCAAGAGGAGCTGGAACGTCAATGCTGGTTGCAAGGAGGAAGACGACAGACTGCTCCGGCACAACGTATGATGGATTTTACCCGTAAGAAATTGAGCTACGATTTACCCGAATCTTCTTATAGTCCGGGAATTATTTCTTCTCCGCTTCATTTTTGGTTGCCGCCATTCATCAGTAAAAGGTTATCTCTCGGTTTCCAGCAATTCGGACGTAGCAGTCACGGATTTCTGACTAGTGAAGCGGTAATGGTTGGTGTCGAGACACGGACTTCTTCGCCTGTACGCATTGTACGCGACAAGGAAACATTACAGCATATAACCGTCCGCGGTCTATTTCCTTGCGGAGAAGGAGCGGGTTATGCCGGAGGTATTGTTTCTGCCGGAATAGACGGAGAACGGTGTGCGGAAGCCGCTGCTAATTATTTACATCATTAA
- a CDS encoding helix-turn-helix transcriptional regulator — protein sequence MTTQPEIAIIEPNTLSSLGLKSILEEIIPMATIRTFHRFNELMDDTPDMYAHYFISAQIYVEHNAFFLPRKRKTIVLASDSPQFQLSGVPVLNIYEPEEELVKNILKLHQHAHQKGYPVKDMPPMIPPAHHQELLSSREIEVLVLITKGLINKEIADKLNISLTTVITHRKNITEKLGIKSVSGLTIYAVMNGYIEADRI from the coding sequence ATGACTACCCAACCCGAAATAGCAATCATTGAACCCAATACACTCAGTAGTTTAGGACTCAAATCCATATTGGAAGAAATCATCCCGATGGCTACCATTCGTACTTTCCACCGTTTCAATGAATTAATGGATGACACACCGGATATGTATGCCCATTATTTCATATCGGCACAAATCTATGTAGAACACAATGCTTTCTTTCTTCCCCGAAAACGAAAAACAATTGTTCTGGCCAGTGACAGTCCGCAGTTTCAACTTTCCGGTGTACCGGTTCTCAATATTTATGAGCCGGAAGAGGAACTGGTGAAAAATATCCTGAAACTCCACCAACATGCCCATCAAAAAGGATACCCGGTAAAGGATATGCCGCCAATGATTCCGCCAGCGCATCATCAGGAACTTTTATCTTCCCGCGAAATCGAAGTACTCGTACTGATTACCAAAGGGCTGATCAATAAAGAAATTGCAGACAAACTGAATATCAGCCTAACTACCGTCATTACACACCGAAAGAACATTACGGAGAAATTAGGAATCAAGTCCGTTTCAGGACTGACTATTTATGCTGTAATGAACGGATATATCGAAGCCGACCGCATCTAA